A single Epinephelus fuscoguttatus linkage group LG13, E.fuscoguttatus.final_Chr_v1 DNA region contains:
- the LOC125899945 gene encoding retinol dehydrogenase 7-like, translated as MYLYILGLVASWLIYRWYKERERVPNKEDKYVYITGCDSGFGNLLARHLDKLGYNVIAGCYTEKGEDELKKITSNRLTTIHLDVSDSESVGKAAAFIRTLVGQKGLWAVVNNAGVAHPSGPTDWLIVDDYKAMLAVNLFGVIDVTLSVLPLIKKARGRVVNVASVFGRVTPFGGPYCVSKYGVESFNDSLRLNMAPFGIKVSGIEPGLFKTNVTDGAAMQSNLQKLWDRLPQDVKDDYGQDFLGKSLGILVQRFRMLTDSDLMKVVSCMEHAISAVHPRTRYLPGWDAKFFWLPLSYMPTCITDSLFRKMIPGVTP; from the exons ATGTACCTGTATATCCTCGGACTGGTGGCCTCCTGGCTCATCTATCGCTGGTATAAGGAACGTGAAAGAGTGCCCAACAAGGAAGATAAATATGTCTACATCACTGGCTGTGACTCTGGGTTTGGTAATCTCCTGGCGAGACACCTGGACAAGCTGGGCTACAATGTGATTGCAGGTTGTTACACTGAGAAGGGTGAGGATGAGCTGAAGAAGATCACCTCCAACAGACTGACAACCATTCATCTGGATGTCAGCGACTCCGAGAGTGTCGGCAAAGCTGCCGCTTTCATCAGGACTCTGGTTGGACAGAAGG GTCTGTGGGCCGTGGTAAACAATGCTGGAGTTGCTCATCCGTCTGGCCCCACTGACTGGCTCATTGTAGACGACTACAAGGCCATGCTTGCTGTCAATCTGTTCGGTGTAATCGATGTAACACTGAGCGTCCTCCCTCTCATCAAGAAGGCCAGAGGCAGAGTGGTCAATGTCGCCAGCGTGTTTGGGCGAGTCACCCCGTTCGGTGGACCTTACTGTGTGTCCAAGTATGGCGTGGAGTCCTTTAACGACAGCTTGCG tttgAACATGGCACCATTTGGAATCAAGGTTTCAGGCATTGAGCCAggcctcttcaaaacaaatgtgaCTGATGGAGCAGCGATGCAAAGTAACCTGCAGAAGCTGTGGGACAGATTACCTCAGGATGTGAAGGACGACTATGGACAAGATTTCTTGGGAAAAT CTCTTGGAATATTGGTTCAGAGGTTTAGGATGCTGACTGACAGCGACCTGATGAAGGTGGTAAGCTGCATGGAGCACGCCATCTCTGCCGTTCATCCTCGTACTCGCTACCTACCTGGATGGGATGCAAAGTTCTTCTGGTTGCCTTTGTCGTACATGCCGACCTGCATCACAGATAGCCTTTTCCGTAAAATGATCCCAGGAGTAACACCTTGA